In the Advenella kashmirensis WT001 genome, one interval contains:
- the trkA gene encoding Trk system potassium transporter TrkA, giving the protein MKILILGAGRVGASVAENLVSEQNDITIVDTDGERLRYLQDRIDLRGVQGDASMPEVLRAAGADDTDLLVACAATDPVNLVACRIAKDVFNIPRRISRVRSYDFSSNPELIKESFGVDSVISPENSVTTYLHSLIEFPEALQVVEFGAGRLSLLIIRIGRVSPLINVRVNQTGHNLPNINARVLEIFRNGASVALDHQSAIQQGDELVVAVDTQEGKDAVAKLQYASRKVRTVMIAGGGNIGYRLARKLSEGSYNVRLLESNRERCETLATLLPSKVLVLHGDATDEALLDNENIEEMDTFLAVTNDDEDNIMSSLLAKRLGARKVVALINRKAYGELMEGSLIDIAVSPSQATIGALLRDVRQGAVVAGHRLRWGNAEAIEFEVNGDNKSSQVVGKSIAELKLPRTAIVAAILRADEVILPEPATVIQPGDHVVVFAGNRHDMRRVEKLFQVSVFFF; this is encoded by the coding sequence TGCAGGACCGCATTGACCTTCGCGGCGTACAGGGCGATGCTTCCATGCCCGAAGTGCTGCGCGCAGCCGGGGCCGACGATACCGACTTGCTGGTCGCCTGTGCGGCGACCGATCCGGTCAATCTGGTTGCCTGTCGGATTGCCAAGGATGTCTTCAATATCCCGCGTCGCATTTCCCGTGTCCGCAGCTACGATTTTTCCAGCAATCCGGAACTGATCAAGGAGAGCTTCGGCGTTGACTCCGTGATCAGTCCTGAAAACAGTGTTACCACCTATCTGCACAGCCTGATCGAATTTCCGGAAGCGCTGCAAGTGGTGGAATTCGGCGCAGGCCGCTTAAGCCTGCTGATCATCCGTATCGGCCGGGTCAGCCCGCTGATCAATGTACGTGTCAATCAGACCGGTCATAATTTACCGAACATCAATGCCCGCGTGCTGGAAATTTTCCGCAACGGCGCCTCGGTTGCGCTGGATCATCAGTCTGCAATTCAACAAGGTGACGAGCTGGTGGTCGCTGTCGATACCCAGGAAGGCAAGGACGCGGTAGCCAAGCTGCAGTACGCTTCGCGCAAGGTGCGTACAGTCATGATCGCCGGCGGCGGGAATATCGGTTACCGGCTGGCCCGCAAGCTGTCCGAAGGCAGCTATAACGTGCGCCTCCTGGAAAGCAACCGGGAGCGTTGTGAAACCCTGGCAACCCTGCTGCCCAGCAAAGTGCTGGTCCTGCACGGCGATGCGACTGATGAGGCCCTGCTCGATAACGAAAATATCGAAGAGATGGACACCTTCCTGGCCGTTACCAATGATGATGAAGACAATATCATGTCGTCCCTGCTGGCCAAGCGGCTGGGCGCACGCAAGGTGGTGGCCCTGATCAATCGCAAGGCTTATGGCGAATTGATGGAAGGCAGCCTGATCGATATTGCCGTCTCGCCTTCCCAGGCGACCATTGGCGCCTTGCTGCGCGATGTGCGCCAGGGCGCTGTGGTGGCCGGACATCGGCTGCGCTGGGGCAATGCCGAAGCCATTGAGTTTGAAGTCAATGGCGATAACAAGAGTTCCCAGGTGGTGGGCAAGTCCATTGCTGAACTAAAACTGCCAAGAACCGCCATCGTGGCGGCTATTTTGCGCGCAGACGAAGTCATTCTGCCCGAACCGGCAACCGTTATTCAGCCGGGCGATCATGTGGTGGTTTTTGCCGGCAATCGGCACGATATGCGGCGGGTCGAAAAACTCTTCCAGGTTTCCGTGTTTTTCTTCTAG